A window of Lacibacter sediminis contains these coding sequences:
- a CDS encoding alkaline phosphatase family protein, giving the protein MKRICILLLAVCISTIVFAQKKKKAVFIIVDGIPADVLEKINTPMLDSIAKVGGYSRIHVGGEKGGYSQTPTISAVGYNSLLTGTWVNKHNVWDNDIAAPNYNYPTIFRLLKTQSPQKKIAVFSSWLDNRTKLAGDGLPATQQLKVDYHFDGLELDTVTYPHDREKKYMNRIDEAVAGKAADCIQNESPDLSWVYLEYTDDMGHRYGDSKQFYDAVELMDKQVGRVWQAVQYRMKHFNEDWQIYITTDHGRDAATGKGHGGQSERERTTWIVTNAKGLNGYFKSGKAAIVDIMPSIASFMDISIPKEQLMEIDGISLTGNLSVTEMDVRYENGTILLNWKGVANKGKLKVWLSTSNHYKTGGKDQYELMQTVPTQKGKTIINVKEKPSAFYKLVIEAPHNFLNRWILIP; this is encoded by the coding sequence ATGAAAAGAATTTGCATTCTTCTGCTTGCAGTTTGCATCAGCACAATTGTATTTGCTCAAAAGAAAAAGAAAGCGGTGTTTATTATTGTTGATGGCATCCCTGCTGATGTACTAGAAAAAATAAACACTCCCATGCTCGACAGTATTGCGAAAGTTGGTGGTTACAGCCGAATACATGTTGGTGGAGAGAAAGGTGGGTATTCGCAAACACCAACTATCTCTGCAGTTGGTTACAACAGTTTACTTACTGGTACCTGGGTGAATAAACACAATGTATGGGACAATGATATTGCAGCACCGAATTATAATTATCCTACTATTTTCCGTTTGCTGAAAACGCAATCGCCACAAAAGAAAATAGCTGTATTCTCCAGCTGGCTCGATAACAGAACAAAACTTGCAGGAGATGGATTGCCTGCTACACAACAATTAAAAGTCGATTATCATTTTGATGGACTTGAATTGGATACAGTGACTTATCCGCACGACAGAGAAAAAAAGTACATGAACCGGATCGATGAGGCAGTAGCCGGAAAAGCAGCTGACTGTATACAAAACGAAAGCCCCGATCTTTCATGGGTGTATTTGGAATATACAGATGATATGGGTCATCGCTATGGCGACAGTAAACAGTTTTATGATGCTGTTGAACTAATGGATAAACAAGTTGGCCGAGTATGGCAGGCAGTTCAATATCGTATGAAACATTTTAATGAAGACTGGCAGATCTATATTACAACCGATCATGGTCGTGATGCAGCAACGGGAAAAGGACATGGTGGTCAATCAGAGCGGGAACGTACCACATGGATCGTTACAAATGCCAAAGGGCTTAACGGTTATTTTAAAAGTGGCAAAGCAGCAATCGTTGATATCATGCCTTCTATTGCTTCTTTCATGGATATCTCCATTCCAAAAGAACAGCTAATGGAAATTGATGGCATTTCATTGACAGGCAATTTATCGGTAACTGAAATGGATGTACGTTATGAGAACGGAACAATACTGCTTAACTGGAAAGGAGTTGCCAACAAAGGGAAACTAAAAGTTTGGCTTTCAACCTCCAATCATTATAAAACAGGCGGTAAAGATCAATATGAATTGATGCAAACTGTTCCCACTCAAAAAGGAAAGACAATCATCAATGTAAAAGAGAAGCCTTCTGCATTTTATAAACTCGTCATTGAAGCGCCTCATAATTTTTTAAACCGCTGGATACTTATTCCATGA
- a CDS encoding ester cyclase yields MRTLITVLIIVMITPRLSMAQHPASATAPTDLPAPVSAELAGTVSSVKSPKEIVKDFLSQVRSGLYPEKAGAYMADTVLAHQINSENPVTVRRTPANYTAHVREFLTLFGRFEFEITELLAEDDKVYARWIQKGIHQSAIDNYEPTGLPLIEFTSAVYRVEKEKIVEYWIQSDRQGMDEQLKKNAVLASGK; encoded by the coding sequence ATGCGAACGTTAATCACCGTTTTAATTATTGTTATGATAACCCCTCGTTTATCTATGGCTCAACATCCTGCTTCTGCAACAGCACCGACTGATTTACCTGCACCTGTTTCTGCAGAACTTGCCGGTACTGTTTCATCTGTCAAGTCACCAAAAGAAATCGTCAAAGACTTTTTAAGCCAGGTACGTTCAGGATTGTACCCTGAAAAAGCCGGTGCGTATATGGCCGATACTGTTCTGGCGCACCAAATTAATTCTGAAAATCCGGTCACTGTCCGTCGCACGCCTGCAAACTATACCGCTCACGTAAGAGAGTTCCTTACACTGTTTGGACGATTTGAATTTGAGATTACTGAATTGCTGGCTGAGGACGATAAAGTGTATGCCCGCTGGATACAGAAGGGAATCCATCAGTCGGCAATTGATAATTATGAACCTACAGGTTTACCGCTCATCGAATTCACCAGCGCCGTTTATCGTGTAGAGAAAGAAAAAATTGTTGAATACTGGATACAAAGTGATCGGCAGGGGATGGATGAGCAATTGAAAAAAAATGCTGTGCTAGCTTCCGGTAAATAA
- a CDS encoding RagB/SusD family nutrient uptake outer membrane protein: MKKSNLYILLCCVVMIAATACKKNFMDRYPQTSIPPDLFFKSEEDLSLYINGLLSLPGRDNYVSDQNTDDKATTAAVEIKSIMTGAPTSQTITGGWSWGRLRNINYFLQNYSRAAVAQEVKDHYAGLARYYRAEFYMGMVKRFSDVPWYSKALNPSDTVELYKHRDPRALIMDSVMADLEFASTHVRESVPTGTPGKWVVKLVYARIALYEGTYRRYHPELNLQSTATGFLQKAAQVANEIIVSGKFQLHSDYAALFTSASLAGNKEVILSNIYDQDLGRSGGNNGVINNYEQSPSRDLVQTYLMKDGSRFTDQPGYATFSYVQEFQNRDPRLSQALMPPGIILAPNTLPYVLRLNRNFTGYHQLKGYINSTDAKVINNVDFPSYRYAEVLLTYAESMAELGTITQADLDKTVNLLRTRAGITTALNLSWANGNADPLLSAKYPDVTGANKGVILEIRREKRVEFAAEGYRFDDLMRWHAGKELEKIPVGIYFPGLGKYDLTGDGIEDIILVDKSASVPPAITAETNSLGIKLVYYKAGSFGESATVYLKNGNSGGVTITDNKVRQFIDPKYYYRPIPFNQMTLNPNLGPQLFGWE, from the coding sequence ATGAAAAAAAGTAACCTTTATATATTGCTCTGTTGCGTGGTAATGATAGCGGCCACAGCATGTAAGAAAAACTTTATGGACCGCTATCCGCAGACTTCTATTCCACCAGATCTGTTTTTTAAATCGGAAGAAGATCTGTCTTTATACATTAACGGATTGCTTTCATTACCGGGTAGAGACAATTATGTAAGCGATCAAAATACGGATGATAAAGCAACCACTGCTGCAGTGGAAATAAAATCGATCATGACGGGTGCTCCCACTTCACAGACGATTACAGGCGGTTGGAGTTGGGGACGCTTGCGGAATATTAATTACTTTCTTCAGAATTACAGCCGTGCTGCTGTTGCGCAGGAAGTGAAAGATCATTACGCAGGATTAGCCAGGTATTACAGGGCAGAATTTTATATGGGCATGGTGAAACGGTTTTCTGATGTGCCCTGGTATTCGAAAGCACTCAATCCAAGTGACACTGTTGAACTATATAAACATCGTGATCCACGTGCACTTATTATGGATAGTGTAATGGCCGATCTTGAATTTGCTTCTACGCATGTAAGAGAATCTGTTCCAACAGGCACGCCGGGTAAGTGGGTTGTAAAACTGGTCTATGCACGCATTGCTTTATACGAAGGCACTTACCGCAGGTATCATCCGGAATTAAATCTCCAAAGCACAGCAACTGGTTTTCTGCAAAAAGCAGCGCAGGTTGCTAATGAAATTATCGTATCAGGCAAGTTTCAATTACATAGCGACTATGCTGCTTTGTTTACAAGTGCAAGTCTTGCTGGAAACAAAGAAGTAATACTGTCAAATATCTATGACCAGGATTTGGGAAGAAGTGGAGGCAATAATGGTGTGATCAATAATTATGAACAATCACCATCACGTGATCTTGTGCAAACTTATTTAATGAAAGATGGCAGCAGGTTTACTGATCAGCCCGGCTATGCAACCTTCAGTTATGTACAGGAATTTCAAAACAGGGACCCTCGTCTTTCCCAGGCGTTGATGCCTCCGGGAATTATTCTTGCTCCTAATACACTTCCATATGTGTTGCGTTTGAACAGGAACTTTACCGGTTATCATCAGTTGAAAGGTTATATCAACTCAACCGATGCAAAAGTGATCAACAACGTCGATTTTCCCAGCTATCGCTACGCAGAAGTGTTGTTAACCTATGCTGAATCGATGGCTGAATTAGGAACCATTACTCAAGCTGATCTTGACAAGACGGTTAATCTTTTAAGAACAAGAGCAGGTATTACAACAGCACTTAACTTAAGTTGGGCCAACGGAAATGCAGATCCTTTACTGTCAGCAAAATATCCTGATGTAACAGGAGCGAATAAAGGAGTGATCCTGGAAATACGTCGTGAAAAAAGAGTGGAGTTTGCAGCAGAAGGTTATCGGTTTGATGATCTCATGAGATGGCATGCAGGTAAAGAGCTGGAGAAAATTCCGGTAGGGATCTATTTTCCGGGACTTGGTAAATATGATCTCACAGGTGATGGCATTGAAGATATTATTCTCGTTGATAAATCTGCATCAGTTCCTCCTGCTATTACTGCTGAAACAAATTCATTAGGAATTAAACTGGTTTATTATAAAGCAGGAAGCTTTGGTGAAAGTGCAACAGTGTACCTTAAAAACGGGAACAGTGGGGGTGTAACGATTACAGATAATAAGGTTCGGCAATTTATTGATCCGAAATATTACTACAGGCCAATTCCTTTTAATCAAATGACTTTAAATCCAAATCTTGGTCCACAGCTTTTTGGCTGGGAGTAA
- a CDS encoding DUF6493 family protein, whose amino-acid sequence MLQQFKEILAKSKSDVLIPFLQHLSNEDKRNIAAGLKAISKEYLDYYEDKTITGSYNYKQKANEKQRDILLITAFVCYNKKEFTKTGYPSAILDEKYLTQILGWYCPDWFSEFVNDLAKLDFVAYTLNYRLVMNLSTKGLLQPSKELVAKILPQFIFNRDSNRAIYQPENVLIYPETLATHIWYLFEVESGIHYSDRWLHYGSDVTKTETGWVPLLKTYCNEGRIERKRLLQETIYATNRNFNKQLSGWFCELLFALEPLPEEVLELQAPFMTVLSSPHSKAVNTSLQFFKKIVVHKDFDNRSFIDNTPVLLASDTRNVLINTIALLEKIIKKEKELQEQVCESLLHVFIRNDEDIQRRAAKIIKTCSAQLATSYYSQLASYKGSMLQSAVSVLHEIPAFHEQSVNDTIETAIENQYNYTEEVKASVTVVETIDDLVFFASQAFDNHEPWHIDMLPASLLQMNRLLNGSNINKLEPALQRALKTVGNSYSPLQGNLDQILATFFIDVCIYYTRKYPGETKILQQLFEKFDQKDGNEIKRWTAIDPKTSYLESWENYFKDPFYKPHKLLLLLALQKIKSNDSLPLLSTITHAPCHIEPLTLVNKLVLYQQAGKYPDSIDFQVAISRCNLANTTAAIEAAEAKLQGELKHIALFLFGKEKEPQPPFNSQVVWMCSSLALANKLTYPAFSSFAYYKYPFAIFTGQFPWQSVQEEYKNQRYDYQKQKSVEYIDSRKLLKIHIEKKTQKAATGLSKFVSSIFGQTKQAAEEEPLLFDFFKIRSQWLSIENDIQRILYLIPNNTEPFLAELINHCLSHPTFFSETDKRIVANSIRCVYELWGRFNETGYLFLGTCMLASDKTVLNIAGETWIKAVAKNEINNQLLGSIIGKHERIEFAPLKRFTDLVDQQLTGISNQHNRSLIQLIEYILTELPDEGIKNLKRLLQIYHELLLKEAATVTHPIVIEKMSCWHKIASLKKLTESIQNISAI is encoded by the coding sequence ATGCTCCAACAGTTTAAAGAAATTCTGGCAAAATCAAAATCCGATGTGCTTATACCTTTTCTACAGCACTTATCCAATGAAGACAAACGCAACATCGCAGCAGGGCTAAAAGCAATCAGCAAAGAATATCTTGATTATTACGAAGACAAAACAATTACCGGTTCTTATAATTACAAACAAAAAGCCAACGAAAAGCAAAGAGATATTTTGCTTATCACTGCTTTCGTATGTTATAATAAAAAGGAGTTTACTAAAACAGGCTATCCTTCTGCCATTCTCGACGAAAAATATCTTACACAAATACTCGGCTGGTACTGCCCCGATTGGTTCAGCGAATTCGTAAACGATCTTGCAAAATTGGATTTTGTTGCCTATACCTTAAACTACCGGCTTGTGATGAACCTTTCAACGAAGGGTTTACTACAGCCATCAAAAGAACTCGTTGCTAAAATATTACCCCAGTTTATTTTCAATAGGGATAGCAACAGGGCAATTTACCAGCCAGAGAATGTATTAATATACCCCGAAACATTAGCAACACACATTTGGTATCTATTTGAAGTTGAATCAGGCATACATTATTCCGACCGATGGCTGCATTATGGTTCCGATGTTACAAAAACTGAAACAGGCTGGGTACCCCTTTTAAAAACATATTGTAATGAAGGTCGTATAGAAAGAAAACGATTGCTGCAAGAAACGATATATGCTACCAACAGAAATTTTAATAAACAGCTATCAGGATGGTTTTGCGAATTATTATTTGCATTAGAGCCATTGCCCGAAGAAGTTCTTGAATTGCAAGCGCCATTCATGACAGTACTCAGCTCACCACATAGTAAAGCGGTAAACACTTCTTTACAGTTCTTCAAAAAAATTGTTGTACACAAAGATTTTGACAATCGTTCATTTATTGACAACACTCCGGTGCTGCTAGCTTCCGATACAAGGAATGTGCTTATAAACACGATCGCATTACTCGAAAAAATTATAAAAAAGGAAAAGGAATTACAGGAGCAGGTTTGTGAATCATTGCTTCATGTTTTTATTCGTAACGATGAAGATATTCAACGCAGAGCAGCCAAAATTATTAAAACTTGCAGTGCACAGTTGGCTACTTCATACTATTCACAGTTGGCATCTTATAAAGGTAGCATGCTGCAGTCAGCCGTATCAGTACTGCATGAAATTCCTGCCTTTCACGAACAGTCAGTTAACGATACAATAGAAACGGCAATCGAAAATCAATACAACTATACAGAAGAGGTAAAAGCATCTGTTACTGTTGTTGAAACAATAGATGATCTTGTGTTTTTTGCAAGCCAGGCTTTCGATAACCATGAGCCTTGGCATATCGATATGCTTCCCGCTTCTCTTCTGCAAATGAACAGGCTGCTTAACGGGTCAAATATCAACAAACTGGAACCGGCACTGCAACGTGCTTTAAAAACGGTCGGTAACTCTTATTCTCCATTACAGGGAAATCTCGATCAAATACTCGCTACATTTTTTATTGATGTTTGTATTTATTATACTCGTAAATATCCGGGTGAAACTAAAATACTTCAACAGCTGTTTGAAAAATTTGACCAGAAAGATGGCAATGAAATCAAAAGATGGACTGCCATCGATCCTAAAACCTCTTACCTGGAAAGCTGGGAAAATTATTTCAAAGACCCATTCTACAAACCACACAAATTGCTTTTACTGCTGGCATTGCAAAAGATAAAATCCAACGATTCTTTGCCCTTGCTCAGCACCATAACACATGCACCCTGTCACATCGAACCGCTTACGCTGGTCAATAAACTGGTACTGTATCAGCAGGCCGGTAAATATCCCGATTCCATCGATTTCCAGGTTGCCATCTCCCGCTGCAATTTAGCAAACACAACAGCAGCCATCGAAGCGGCCGAAGCAAAACTGCAGGGCGAGCTCAAACACATCGCATTATTTTTATTCGGAAAAGAAAAAGAACCACAACCCCCTTTCAACAGTCAGGTAGTTTGGATGTGCAGCTCATTAGCTTTGGCAAACAAACTTACATACCCGGCATTTTCTTCGTTCGCCTATTACAAATACCCGTTTGCAATTTTTACGGGTCAGTTCCCTTGGCAATCAGTTCAGGAAGAGTATAAAAATCAGCGATACGATTATCAAAAACAGAAAAGCGTAGAGTATATCGACAGTCGCAAGCTGTTGAAAATACACATCGAGAAAAAAACACAAAAAGCAGCAACGGGTTTGTCAAAATTTGTATCCTCCATTTTTGGTCAAACAAAACAGGCTGCCGAAGAAGAACCTTTACTCTTCGATTTTTTCAAGATCAGGTCACAATGGCTTTCGATTGAAAACGATATCCAACGCATTCTTTATCTCATACCCAATAATACTGAACCCTTTCTTGCCGAGCTGATAAATCATTGTTTATCGCACCCTACCTTCTTTAGCGAAACAGATAAGCGGATTGTAGCAAACAGCATTCGTTGTGTCTATGAATTATGGGGGCGCTTTAACGAAACAGGTTACCTCTTTCTCGGCACCTGCATGCTCGCTTCCGATAAAACAGTTCTGAACATTGCCGGCGAAACCTGGATCAAAGCCGTAGCTAAAAATGAAATAAATAATCAGCTTTTAGGTTCTATTATCGGCAAACATGAACGCATTGAATTTGCACCGCTCAAACGTTTCACAGATCTTGTTGATCAGCAGTTAACAGGTATTTCTAACCAACACAACAGAAGTTTAATACAGCTAATCGAATACATACTTACCGAACTGCCTGACGAAGGAATAAAGAATTTAAAGCGCCTTCTGCAAATCTATCACGAACTACTACTCAAAGAAGCTGCTACAGTTACCCACCCAATTGTTATAGAAAAAATGAGCTGCTGGCATAAAATCGCAAGCCTCAAAAAACTAACAGAAAGTATTCAGAATATTTCAGCCATTTAG
- a CDS encoding SWIM zinc finger family protein, with translation MSDTITYKYHSPSQLVKNADNDELFLAKFSELQKKEAPCFFWGHLADPYITARCLITLSNVVQSSFNLSPFEIAKLKDPIVTAGNETIRFEGFSHCAGVYARVDILPGGYEGEFPDNGTTNVDFNQPMISALSKIARSERVLLAVGKKEVSIEKGNEKIVERKVPLPEKWIKGLTTVQLYMSESEQQLRLTKMQALQLFQTIPTGKPKADYFLVMRGNKPTFSPIQSQNAICVGGVQRLKLIEPLLAFADELRIFPHTSMQATTWQLYFGRLRFSLSISRDTWRGFSGEGAGLESLIEDMPDNLIEAMDGYSYANQVFNPALLAVNEGLSFSKIDNLAGRLSAMGMLGYDLDDRQFYYRRLPFKLKRILSLNPRMKDAEKLLADNKVVIISKKDNRIEANVLGSGVQHLVLLEADKARCTCTWFSRHQGERGPCKHVLAVKKMLTYS, from the coding sequence ATGTCTGATACCATTACCTATAAATATCATTCTCCTTCGCAGCTTGTAAAAAATGCGGATAATGATGAACTGTTCCTCGCAAAATTTAGTGAGCTCCAGAAAAAAGAAGCACCCTGCTTTTTCTGGGGACATTTGGCCGATCCCTATATAACTGCAAGGTGCTTGATTACGCTTTCAAATGTTGTACAGTCAAGCTTTAATCTTTCGCCGTTTGAAATTGCTAAATTGAAAGACCCGATCGTTACAGCGGGAAATGAAACCATCCGTTTTGAAGGCTTCTCTCACTGTGCAGGTGTTTATGCAAGGGTGGATATTTTACCTGGCGGGTATGAAGGAGAGTTTCCTGATAACGGTACAACCAATGTTGATTTTAATCAACCGATGATTTCAGCATTAAGTAAGATTGCCAGGTCAGAACGTGTTTTGTTAGCTGTAGGCAAGAAAGAAGTAAGTATTGAAAAAGGAAATGAAAAGATTGTTGAGCGTAAAGTGCCACTACCCGAAAAGTGGATCAAAGGATTAACTACCGTGCAATTGTATATGTCTGAATCAGAGCAACAGCTGAGGCTCACAAAAATGCAGGCTTTACAATTGTTTCAAACAATTCCAACAGGAAAACCCAAAGCCGATTACTTTCTGGTAATGAGAGGTAATAAGCCAACTTTCTCTCCCATTCAATCTCAAAACGCCATTTGTGTAGGTGGTGTTCAACGTTTAAAACTGATAGAACCATTACTGGCATTTGCAGATGAACTCAGAATATTTCCGCATACATCAATGCAGGCAACAACCTGGCAACTATATTTCGGAAGACTTCGGTTTAGTTTGTCTATTTCAAGAGATACATGGCGTGGATTTTCCGGTGAAGGTGCTGGATTGGAGTCGCTCATTGAAGACATGCCGGATAATTTAATTGAAGCAATGGATGGTTACAGCTACGCAAATCAGGTTTTCAATCCGGCTTTGCTCGCTGTTAACGAAGGACTATCATTTTCTAAAATAGATAACCTTGCGGGCCGGCTATCTGCTATGGGTATGTTGGGTTACGATCTCGACGACCGGCAATTCTATTACAGACGATTGCCTTTTAAATTAAAACGTATTCTGAGTCTTAATCCAAGAATGAAAGATGCAGAAAAACTATTGGCCGATAATAAGGTCGTCATTATCTCAAAAAAAGACAATCGTATAGAAGCAAACGTACTAGGTAGCGGCGTTCAGCACTTAGTGCTTCTTGAAGCCGACAAAGCACGTTGTACCTGTACATGGTTCAGCAGGCATCAGGGCGAAAGAGGCCCCTGCAAACATGTACTGGCTGTAAAAAAAATGCTCACCTATTCTTAA
- a CDS encoding GNAT family N-acetyltransferase translates to MIYYQHFYPDVVSPELLDAYLSKGWYRIHQMLITTDLIAKEEEFFAVFWLRYRLADYQHSRKSKKLLRACEQFSSSIEPLQFTDELEELFTQYREQLDFDMSDSARAYLLGEKTENVFPSQLLMIRDNGKLIAAGCYDEAATSLTGILSIYDPAYKKYSLGKVLLLLKLEEAMRLQKTWFYPGYISLHTAKFDYKLFPDLEATEVYNRLTDAWQPYVQINLQELYDAMLMEFLKEQRG, encoded by the coding sequence ATGATCTACTACCAGCATTTTTATCCGGATGTAGTAAGCCCCGAATTGCTTGATGCCTATCTCAGCAAAGGCTGGTACCGTATTCATCAAATGCTGATCACCACCGATCTTATTGCAAAAGAAGAGGAGTTCTTTGCTGTTTTCTGGCTTCGTTACCGTTTAGCAGATTATCAGCACAGCAGGAAAAGTAAGAAGCTGTTGCGTGCATGCGAACAATTCAGCAGCAGCATTGAACCTCTGCAATTCACCGATGAACTTGAAGAGTTGTTTACACAATACCGTGAGCAGCTTGATTTTGACATGAGTGATTCAGCAAGGGCCTATTTACTGGGTGAGAAAACTGAAAATGTGTTCCCTTCACAATTGCTCATGATCCGTGACAACGGAAAATTAATAGCAGCCGGTTGTTATGATGAAGCAGCAACATCACTCACAGGTATTTTAAGTATTTACGATCCTGCTTATAAGAAATACAGTTTGGGAAAAGTATTGCTGTTGCTTAAACTGGAAGAAGCCATGCGTTTACAAAAAACATGGTTCTATCCGGGTTATATCAGTCTGCATACGGCCAAGTTTGATTACAAATTATTTCCTGACCTTGAAGCTACAGAAGTTTATAACCGTTTAACCGATGCATGGCAACCATATGTTCAAATAAATTTACAGGAGCTGTATGATGCGATGCTGATGGAATTCTTGAAGGAACAGAGGGGATAA
- a CDS encoding metallophosphoesterase family protein, with protein sequence MDRRELLKQIGLSAGAVALGGTSSVLHAEENVVKRKRVLRIAHITDVHIRPEENAPARFVQCLEEIKKHKVDFFLNGGDTIFAADYSDIKRERVNELWDIWMQTSQAISDFEIHSCLGNHDMWWAAPNKEDAMHGKDYVVKQLGIPGRYYSFDKKGWHFIILDSNNKNAGSLDDEQRKWLEKDLAGLSPNTPVMCMSHYPILAVCTHVVGGNHTDSPYITELFYKHLDKKICCLSGHIHLEDCAVYNNVQFYCNGSMSGFWWGEGDKESAGKGYYKQTPPGYAIIDLFDDGSVSNQYIPHRY encoded by the coding sequence ATGGATAGACGGGAATTATTAAAACAGATCGGTTTAAGTGCAGGTGCTGTTGCATTAGGCGGAACAAGTTCTGTTTTACATGCAGAAGAAAATGTGGTTAAAAGGAAAAGGGTTTTGCGTATAGCACATATAACTGATGTACATATACGCCCCGAAGAAAATGCGCCTGCCCGTTTTGTGCAATGTCTGGAAGAAATAAAAAAGCATAAGGTTGATTTTTTCCTGAATGGAGGTGATACAATATTTGCTGCTGATTACAGTGACATTAAACGTGAGCGTGTGAATGAGCTGTGGGATATCTGGATGCAAACATCGCAGGCAATTTCCGATTTTGAAATACATAGTTGTCTTGGCAATCATGATATGTGGTGGGCTGCACCTAATAAAGAAGATGCAATGCATGGGAAAGATTATGTTGTAAAACAGCTGGGCATTCCGGGACGTTACTACAGTTTTGACAAAAAAGGCTGGCATTTTATTATCCTCGACAGCAATAATAAAAATGCAGGTTCATTAGATGATGAACAACGGAAGTGGCTGGAAAAAGATCTTGCCGGTCTTTCACCCAATACACCCGTTATGTGTATGAGTCATTATCCTATTCTTGCTGTTTGCACACATGTGGTAGGAGGTAATCATACAGATTCACCCTATATCACCGAACTTTTTTACAAGCATCTTGATAAGAAAATATGTTGTTTAAGCGGGCACATTCATTTGGAAGATTGTGCAGTTTATAACAATGTACAGTTTTATTGCAATGGATCGATGAGTGGATTCTGGTGGGGCGAAGGCGATAAGGAATCAGCAGGGAAAGGTTACTATAAGCAAACGCCTCCGGGCTATGCAATTATTGATTTGTTTGATGATGGGAGTGTAAGCAATCAATATATTCCTCACCGCTATTGA
- a CDS encoding 5'-nucleotidase, lipoprotein e(P4) family, with translation MFKRSTVFTFLIILLSACKVQNKIAIVNHEAPVVLQGPAWAAAWQQKAGEYKALCYQAYNLAQMRLDFLLQRQYNKPVAIVTDIDETVLDNSPYQVHQAIQNAEYSDSSWIEWTNKVDCDTVPGARSFLSYAKSKGVAVFYITNRLEKERAATLKDLQRWNFPDATDDHLTMKTTTSGKETRRKQVADHYEILLLLGDNLSDFSEVFDKKPLEERNNNTENNASLFGSKFIVLPNAMYGDWDGAIYRFQYDLPAAEKEKIILKSLKKY, from the coding sequence ATGTTTAAACGTTCAACTGTATTTACTTTTTTGATTATTCTTCTATCTGCCTGCAAGGTTCAAAATAAAATTGCAATTGTTAACCATGAAGCACCTGTTGTTTTACAGGGCCCGGCCTGGGCAGCAGCATGGCAACAAAAAGCAGGCGAATACAAAGCCTTGTGCTACCAGGCTTATAACCTTGCACAAATGAGGTTGGATTTTTTATTACAAAGACAATACAATAAACCGGTTGCTATTGTAACAGATATTGATGAAACCGTTTTGGATAACAGTCCTTACCAGGTGCACCAGGCAATACAGAATGCTGAATACAGCGATTCATCGTGGATTGAATGGACAAATAAGGTTGACTGCGATACAGTTCCCGGTGCTCGTTCTTTTTTGTCATATGCAAAAAGTAAAGGTGTTGCTGTTTTTTATATTACTAACCGGCTCGAAAAAGAAAGGGCTGCTACGTTAAAAGATTTGCAGCGATGGAATTTCCCTGATGCAACCGATGATCATTTAACAATGAAAACCACAACATCCGGAAAGGAAACAAGGAGAAAACAGGTAGCTGATCATTATGAAATTTTATTGCTGCTTGGAGATAATCTCAGCGACTTCAGTGAGGTCTTTGATAAAAAACCATTGGAAGAACGTAACAACAACACAGAGAATAACGCCTCTTTGTTTGGAAGTAAATTTATTGTGCTGCCTAATGCTATGTATGGCGATTGGGATGGTGCCATTTATAGGTTCCAATACGATCTGCCTGCTGCTGAAAAAGAAAAGATCATTCTGAAGTCATTAAAAAAATATTGA